One Trichosurus vulpecula isolate mTriVul1 chromosome 7, mTriVul1.pri, whole genome shotgun sequence genomic region harbors:
- the SMIM29 gene encoding small integral membrane protein 29, with the protein MSNTTAPSAPRAASDSMVGYVLGPFFFITLVGVVVAVMMYIQKKKRVDRLRHHLLPMYSYDPAEELHEAEQELLCEVGDPKVVHGWHSSYQHKRMPLLDVKT; encoded by the exons ATGAGTAACACGACAGCACCCAGTGCCCCCAGGGCTGCCAGCGACTCCATGGTGGGCTACGTGCTTGGCCCCTTCTTCTTTATCACCCTGGTAGGGGTGGTGGTGGCCGTG ATGATGtacattcagaagaagaaaag GGTGGACAGGCTGCGGCACCACCTACTGCCCATGTACAGCTATGACCCGGCAGAAGAACTTCACGAAGCTGAGCAGGAGTTACTATGTGAGGTGGGGGATCCCAAG GTTGTCCACGGCTGGCACAGCAGCTACCAGCACAAACGGATGCCCCTTTTGGACGTGAAGACGTAA